In a genomic window of Verrucomicrobiota bacterium:
- a CDS encoding SIR2 family protein, with the protein MIDPMVSLAFSVYSNKGAYALLLGSGISRASEIPTGWEVVLDLIRKVAKLEGEDCEPDPAAWFKQEHATDPDYGKLLDVIAKTPTERQQLLRSYFEPNEEERAQGLKSPSSGHKAIAQLVATGYARVIITTNFDRLIEKALEEVGVAPSVISTPDQVAGALPLTHSGATLIKLHGDYLDTRIKNTESELATYDPALSSLLDRVVDEYGLIVCGWSADWDIALRAAIERCPSRRFTTYWATRSPLAGQAKRLVDHRKAQVIQVRDGNQFFEGLWVKVRALGDMAAPHPLSAKMAVAAVKRYLVDPAAKIRLRDLVVDETEKTIAEVNAPTFSAETRLPPADELNKRLILYEGLCETLLAIVITGCYWGDEAHAKIWMDCLERIANSAKSESGLTYLLSLRRYPALLLLYGSGIAAIAAGNYQNFASIATRAKVRNDREEKDSICSVVYPIRVMENEVGHLLPALDKHYTPISDYLFSKLRLPLREYLPGEEEYQTAFDRFEYLFGLIHADKNRREVQNGWWGPVGRFAWRGQRFGGDRATNTIQAEIEAQGSNWGPLKAGLFGGSLEQAKQAKAKFDVFISILPFH; encoded by the coding sequence ATGATTGATCCGATGGTTTCCCTTGCTTTTTCGGTTTATTCAAACAAAGGCGCCTACGCTCTCTTACTTGGATCAGGCATCTCACGCGCATCAGAAATTCCCACCGGTTGGGAGGTAGTCCTCGACCTCATTCGGAAGGTTGCAAAGTTAGAGGGAGAAGACTGCGAGCCTGACCCAGCCGCTTGGTTTAAGCAGGAACACGCAACTGATCCCGACTACGGCAAGCTTCTCGATGTGATCGCGAAGACTCCCACAGAGCGGCAGCAGTTGCTCCGGAGCTATTTCGAACCGAATGAAGAAGAGCGAGCGCAAGGCCTAAAATCTCCAAGCTCCGGACACAAAGCCATCGCTCAACTTGTCGCAACAGGATATGCGCGTGTGATCATCACGACGAATTTTGATCGCTTGATTGAAAAAGCGTTGGAGGAGGTCGGGGTTGCCCCAAGTGTCATCAGCACGCCAGACCAGGTCGCGGGTGCTCTCCCCCTGACCCATTCGGGCGCTACGTTGATCAAGCTTCACGGTGACTACCTCGATACTCGCATCAAGAATACCGAATCCGAACTCGCCACCTACGATCCAGCCTTGAGCAGCTTGCTGGATCGTGTCGTGGACGAATACGGCTTGATCGTTTGCGGGTGGTCAGCCGATTGGGATATCGCGCTCCGTGCGGCAATCGAACGCTGCCCTTCCCGCCGATTCACAACTTACTGGGCGACGCGCTCTCCGCTCGCTGGCCAAGCGAAACGCCTTGTGGATCATCGGAAAGCACAGGTGATTCAGGTTCGCGACGGCAATCAATTCTTTGAGGGTTTGTGGGTGAAAGTGCGCGCACTCGGAGACATGGCTGCACCTCATCCGCTTTCAGCCAAGATGGCTGTGGCGGCGGTAAAGCGTTACCTTGTGGACCCAGCCGCGAAGATTCGCCTTCGTGACTTGGTGGTTGACGAAACCGAGAAGACGATCGCCGAAGTAAACGCGCCAACATTCTCCGCCGAAACTCGGCTGCCACCGGCAGATGAACTTAACAAGCGACTAATCCTTTATGAAGGCTTGTGCGAAACGCTACTCGCGATTGTGATCACCGGTTGCTATTGGGGAGATGAAGCGCACGCAAAAATCTGGATGGATTGCCTCGAACGAATCGCCAATTCAGCGAAAAGCGAAAGCGGGTTGACGTATTTACTGAGCCTGCGGCGGTACCCAGCGCTTTTGCTTCTCTATGGCAGTGGAATCGCTGCGATAGCGGCAGGGAATTATCAAAACTTTGCCTCTATCGCGACGCGGGCAAAAGTAAGAAATGACCGAGAGGAAAAAGATTCCATTTGTTCAGTCGTTTACCCGATTCGCGTAATGGAAAACGAGGTCGGCCACCTGCTTCCTGCTTTGGATAAGCATTACACTCCGATCAGCGACTATCTTTTTTCAAAACTCCGTCTGCCGCTTCGAGAATATCTCCCCGGTGAGGAGGAATACCAAACGGCGTTTGATCGATTTGAATATCTCTTCGGACTCATACATGCGGACAAGAACCGTCGGGAAGTTCAAAACGGGTGGTGGGGGCCGGTCGGTCGCTTCGCGTGGCGAGGACAGCGTTTCGGAGGAGACCGCGC
- a CDS encoding helix-turn-helix transcriptional regulator: MSKTRYTQADEIFREFLKETRVAKNLTQADVAASLGLPQSYVSKYESGERRLDFVETVLVCEALGMRIEDFAAAYSGKLAKARRAKGD, from the coding sequence GTGTCGAAGACCAGATACACCCAGGCAGACGAAATTTTCCGCGAATTCCTGAAGGAAACGCGAGTCGCAAAGAATCTGACTCAGGCGGATGTGGCGGCAAGTCTGGGTTTGCCGCAGAGCTACGTAAGCAAATACGAGAGCGGGGAGCGCCGCCTTGACTTCGTAGAAACCGTCCTCGTTTGCGAAGCGCTCGGGATGAGGATAGAAGACTTCGCGGCTGCTTATTCTGGTAAGTTGGCGAAAGCCCGGCGAGCAAAAGGTGACTGA
- a CDS encoding right-handed parallel beta-helix repeat-containing protein, whose amino-acid sequence MLKPLRAITILLMISGLETVATLGAVTNHPPVRNPVAVSEVATGKRTSANAAWWGFNRDDSTEVLQAALNSGAKTLVIPYMGEPWIVRPLQLCSQQEIIFEPGVAVLAKKGEFRGGGDSLFSAVGQSNLVLRGYGATLRMHKRDYQNPPYTKAEWRMGLALRGCRHVLVEGLRIESSGGDGVYVDGGGDLGWSEDITLRNCVAYDNHRQGLSVISAVNLLVENCTFANTWGTAPEAGIDLEPDSENQRLVNCVIRNCVFENNNGNEVLIYLKPLTTNSQPVSIKFEHCLIRMTDARRTPPEPGPKQGINGVAGIAIGNVRDNGPMGLIEFIDCVTENTGKECVRIYDKSPDRARVRFVNCSFRNPWISPYLGDGGPRVPILLHSRNPTNASHFGGIDFENCAVYDTTGRPAVRLEEEQSQVGLRDVHGKILVIAPGTPSLKLGNKLQDVDLTVRAEQKGGPEHGPGTK is encoded by the coding sequence ATGCTCAAGCCCCTGCGTGCGATCACGATCTTGCTGATGATCTCCGGTCTGGAAACCGTCGCCACTCTCGGCGCAGTCACGAATCACCCACCGGTTCGCAATCCAGTCGCCGTAAGCGAAGTTGCGACCGGGAAACGAACCTCGGCCAACGCCGCGTGGTGGGGTTTCAACCGGGACGATTCGACCGAGGTTCTTCAAGCCGCCCTCAACTCCGGCGCCAAGACGCTCGTCATCCCTTACATGGGCGAGCCTTGGATCGTGCGTCCGCTGCAACTGTGCAGCCAACAGGAGATCATCTTTGAACCGGGCGTTGCCGTCCTCGCCAAGAAAGGTGAGTTCCGTGGCGGGGGCGATAGTTTGTTCAGCGCCGTCGGCCAGTCGAACCTCGTCCTGCGCGGTTACGGCGCGACCTTGCGGATGCACAAGCGCGATTATCAAAACCCGCCCTACACCAAGGCAGAGTGGCGCATGGGACTCGCGTTGCGCGGCTGCCGTCACGTGCTCGTTGAAGGCTTGCGGATCGAAAGCAGCGGCGGAGATGGCGTTTACGTGGACGGCGGAGGCGACCTCGGCTGGAGCGAGGACATTACGCTGCGTAACTGTGTCGCCTATGACAACCATCGCCAGGGCCTCAGCGTTATCAGCGCCGTCAATCTGCTGGTCGAGAACTGCACCTTCGCCAACACGTGGGGCACCGCGCCGGAAGCGGGCATCGATCTGGAACCGGACAGCGAGAACCAGCGGCTCGTCAACTGCGTGATCCGCAACTGTGTGTTCGAGAATAACAACGGCAACGAAGTCTTGATCTATCTCAAGCCGCTCACGACTAATTCCCAACCGGTGTCGATCAAATTTGAACATTGCCTCATCCGGATGACGGACGCCCGGCGCACGCCGCCCGAACCCGGTCCCAAGCAAGGCATCAACGGAGTGGCCGGCATTGCCATCGGCAACGTGCGCGACAACGGGCCGATGGGATTGATCGAGTTTATTGATTGCGTCACCGAAAACACCGGCAAGGAATGCGTGCGGATCTATGACAAATCCCCGGACCGCGCCCGCGTTCGCTTCGTCAATTGCTCCTTCCGAAACCCTTGGATTTCGCCTTACCTGGGCGACGGCGGACCGCGCGTGCCGATTCTCCTTCACTCGCGTAACCCGACCAATGCCAGCCATTTCGGCGGGATCGATTTTGAAAACTGTGCGGTCTATGATACGACCGGCCGGCCGGCCGTGCGGTTGGAAGAGGAGCAAAGTCAAGTTGGCCTTCGCGATGTGCATGGGAAAATCCTGGTCATCGCGCCCGGCACTCCCTCGCTAAAACTGGGCAACAAACTGCAGGACGTGGATCTAACCGTTCGCGCAGAACAAAAAGGCGGTCCTGAACACGGTCCAGGAACCAAGTAA
- a CDS encoding Gfo/Idh/MocA family oxidoreductase — translation MSTKPASITRRRFLTDSTKAATAIAAANLLLRPGRAPGAPRRLSPNEKLNIAFIGVGGQGGADLDSVTRAEDVNVVALCDVDENRLNSAGAKFPAAKRYRDYRKLLETEKSVDAVTMGIPDHSHAPASMMAIKLGRHVYCEKPLTRTVKEARALTLAAREAKVATQMGNQGMAFEGNRLINEWLDDGAIGAVREVHVWSDRPTHRGKLPFWWPQGVDRPTDTPPVPATLDWDLWLGPAPMRAYHPAYVPFKWRGWWDYGSGGLGDMGIHNLAPVFSALKLGAPASVQASSTPIFPDSVPVANVVHYEFAARGELPPVKLHWYDGGIMPPRPVELEDGRELNREDGIIFVGDKGKMLVTGWGGENPRLIPESRNRDYQRPPKTLPRSVGHHKEWLLACRTGSPTRSNFDFAGPLTEAVLLGVVCVRNGGDKLLWDSAKVATNEPEANRFLHYEYRKGWEL, via the coding sequence ATGTCAACCAAGCCTGCTTCCATTACGCGTCGCCGTTTTCTGACTGATTCAACCAAAGCCGCCACCGCCATTGCCGCGGCAAATCTTTTGTTGCGACCGGGCCGCGCGCCCGGTGCGCCCCGGCGTCTGTCGCCAAACGAGAAACTGAACATCGCCTTCATCGGCGTTGGAGGTCAGGGCGGCGCGGACCTTGATTCAGTCACGCGCGCCGAAGATGTCAACGTGGTTGCGCTTTGCGATGTGGACGAAAACCGGCTCAACAGCGCGGGCGCAAAATTCCCCGCGGCGAAACGCTACCGGGACTATCGCAAGTTGCTCGAAACCGAGAAATCCGTGGATGCGGTCACAATGGGCATACCAGACCACAGTCATGCCCCGGCGAGCATGATGGCGATCAAACTTGGCCGGCACGTTTATTGTGAGAAGCCGCTCACGCGCACCGTAAAAGAGGCGCGCGCGCTGACGCTCGCCGCGCGTGAAGCAAAGGTGGCCACGCAAATGGGCAACCAGGGAATGGCCTTCGAGGGCAACCGGCTCATCAACGAGTGGCTCGACGACGGCGCCATCGGCGCGGTGCGCGAGGTGCACGTCTGGTCCGACCGTCCGACGCATCGCGGCAAGTTGCCATTCTGGTGGCCGCAGGGCGTGGACCGACCGACCGACACGCCACCCGTACCGGCGACATTGGATTGGGACTTGTGGTTGGGGCCGGCACCGATGCGCGCGTATCATCCGGCCTATGTGCCCTTCAAATGGCGCGGCTGGTGGGATTACGGTTCCGGCGGTCTCGGCGACATGGGCATCCACAATCTCGCGCCGGTATTTTCGGCGTTGAAGCTGGGCGCGCCGGCGAGCGTTCAAGCGAGTTCCACTCCCATCTTTCCGGATAGCGTTCCGGTGGCGAACGTCGTGCATTATGAGTTCGCCGCGCGCGGTGAACTGCCGCCGGTGAAGTTGCATTGGTATGACGGTGGCATCATGCCGCCGCGTCCCGTGGAACTCGAAGATGGTCGCGAGTTGAATCGTGAAGACGGAATCATCTTCGTCGGCGACAAAGGCAAGATGCTCGTCACGGGCTGGGGCGGGGAAAACCCGCGCCTGATTCCTGAATCGCGCAACCGGGATTACCAACGACCGCCGAAAACTCTGCCCCGCTCCGTGGGCCATCACAAGGAGTGGTTGCTGGCCTGCCGCACCGGCTCGCCGACGCGATCCAATTTCGACTTCGCCGGTCCGTTGACGGAAGCGGTGTTGCTCGGCGTGGTTTGCGTGCGCAACGGCGGCGACAAGCTTCTCTGGGACAGCGCGAAGGTCGCGACGAATGAACCGGAGGCGAATCGCTTTCTCCACTACGAATACCGCAAGGGCTGGGAACTGTGA